The SAR116 cluster alpha proteobacterium HIMB100 genome has a window encoding:
- a CDS encoding putative Zn-dependent protease-like protein (PFAM: Putative modulator of DNA gyrase) encodes MSKQDQDIIEKALSAAKQAGADGADVSFIKGGGLDVQVRLGKVESAERAEDYQMGMRVFVGQKSATISSGQLDDENITKLAERAVAMAKHAPEDPYARLATAEEQAKSFPDIELFDDTSFSTEQLTEIALACEEAALSQAGISNSDGASASSGSSEVLIGTSTGFNASYKRSSFGFSAVVLAEKDGQMERDYDYSSAVFAENLDKPEVVGRSAATRTLARLGGRKPQTGTFPVIYDKRVSRSLAGHVASAINGAAIARGTSFLKDKMGEQIANASVRLLDNPLLPRGMGSRLFDGETLPVQKRYLVKNGCLQGWLLDLATAAQLGLSPTGNASRSLSGPPSPSVSNFIMEEGETTLDDMIADIDQGFYITELMGSSVSLTTGDYSRGASGFWIENGQITWPATEATIAGNLKDIFTDMMPADDLELTQSIAAPSVFVKQMMVAGS; translated from the coding sequence ATGTCAAAACAGGATCAAGATATTATCGAAAAAGCCCTCAGCGCGGCGAAACAGGCCGGTGCTGATGGGGCAGATGTCAGTTTCATCAAAGGCGGCGGACTGGATGTTCAGGTGCGCCTTGGCAAGGTTGAATCTGCAGAACGTGCAGAAGACTACCAAATGGGGATGCGCGTATTTGTTGGCCAGAAGAGCGCCACCATTTCATCTGGTCAGCTTGATGATGAAAATATCACAAAGCTAGCTGAACGGGCTGTGGCTATGGCCAAACATGCCCCTGAAGATCCCTATGCGCGGCTGGCAACAGCCGAAGAGCAGGCCAAATCATTTCCAGATATTGAGCTGTTTGATGATACCAGCTTCAGCACAGAACAGCTGACCGAAATTGCGCTGGCTTGTGAAGAGGCTGCTCTCAGTCAGGCAGGCATCAGCAATTCGGATGGCGCATCTGCATCATCAGGCTCAAGCGAGGTGTTAATCGGAACGAGCACAGGTTTTAACGCCTCATATAAACGATCCAGCTTTGGTTTCTCAGCTGTCGTTCTGGCTGAAAAAGACGGTCAGATGGAACGCGACTATGATTACAGCTCCGCAGTATTTGCCGAGAATCTGGATAAGCCGGAAGTGGTTGGCCGCAGTGCTGCGACACGCACGCTTGCCCGGTTGGGTGGCCGCAAACCACAGACCGGCACCTTTCCAGTGATTTATGACAAGCGTGTTTCGCGCTCTCTTGCAGGGCATGTCGCCAGTGCGATTAATGGTGCTGCCATTGCCCGGGGCACCAGCTTTTTGAAAGACAAAATGGGCGAGCAAATCGCTAATGCATCGGTCAGGCTGCTGGACAACCCTTTGTTGCCGCGCGGGATGGGCTCACGCCTGTTTGACGGGGAAACATTGCCTGTCCAAAAGCGCTATCTGGTCAAAAATGGTTGTCTGCAGGGCTGGTTACTTGACCTGGCCACAGCCGCCCAGCTCGGCCTCAGCCCTACCGGAAATGCCAGCCGATCTCTGTCTGGACCACCCAGCCCGTCTGTCTCCAACTTCATCATGGAAGAAGGAGAAACGACACTTGATGACATGATTGCTGATATTGACCAAGGGTTTTATATCACCGAATTGATGGGCAGTTCTGTCAGCCTGACCACTGGTGATTACAGCCGCGGTGCGTCTGGCTTTTGGATCGAAAATGGCCAGATCACCTGGCCAGCAACCGAGGCTACCATTGCAGGCAACCTGAAAGATATCTTCACAGATATGATGCCCGCAGATGATCTAGAATTGACTCAATCGATTGCGGCGCCGTCTGTCTTTGTAAAACAGATGATGGTTGCTGGAAGCTGA
- a CDS encoding N-acetyl-gamma-glutamyl-phosphate reductase, uncommon form (PFAM: Semialdehyde dehydrogenase, NAD binding domain~TIGRFAM: N-acetyl-gamma-glutamyl-phosphate reductase, uncommon form) → MSYSVFIDGAVGTTGLQVHDRLQTRAELSVRVLDDTQRKNKNARAEAMANADVTILCLPDDAARQAADMAKASGSRLIDASTAHRVDPDFTYGFAELSSAQHTAIQQAQFVSNPGCYPTGFLGLVAPLRQAGLLPASVQLSAVCVSGFSGGGKAMIARYEAEDEPAFATYGLNLSHKHLPEMKQHAELDHVPVFLPSVGDFAQGMLVNIPLHQDQFSQLVQAEDIRAVLTEHYQPSALVSVGTDALLTEHGFLSADPLAGTDRLELFVFARPDNSQFVLTARLDNLGKGAAGAAVQNMNIMLGLDPLAGLHL, encoded by the coding sequence ATGAGCTATTCTGTATTCATAGATGGGGCGGTGGGCACGACCGGCCTGCAAGTGCATGACCGATTGCAGACCAGAGCGGAGCTTTCTGTTCGTGTGCTTGATGACACACAGCGTAAAAACAAAAATGCCAGGGCTGAAGCTATGGCCAATGCGGATGTCACTATCCTGTGCCTTCCTGATGATGCAGCGCGACAGGCAGCAGATATGGCGAAAGCTTCTGGCTCACGCCTGATTGACGCGTCGACGGCGCATCGGGTAGACCCTGATTTCACATATGGGTTCGCTGAATTGTCATCTGCCCAACATACAGCTATCCAACAGGCGCAGTTTGTCAGCAATCCTGGCTGTTATCCAACCGGATTTTTGGGACTCGTTGCACCGTTAAGACAAGCGGGGCTTTTGCCTGCTTCAGTTCAGCTGTCAGCTGTCTGTGTCAGTGGCTTCAGCGGTGGCGGCAAAGCTATGATCGCCAGATATGAGGCTGAGGATGAACCTGCCTTCGCAACCTATGGGCTGAATCTGTCGCACAAGCATCTGCCCGAAATGAAACAGCATGCCGAGCTGGATCATGTGCCTGTTTTTCTGCCATCTGTAGGTGATTTTGCCCAAGGTATGCTGGTGAATATTCCGCTTCATCAGGACCAGTTTTCACAGCTTGTCCAGGCCGAGGATATTCGGGCTGTCCTCACTGAACATTATCAACCATCTGCTCTGGTTTCGGTTGGGACAGATGCTTTGCTGACGGAACATGGCTTTTTATCTGCAGACCCGCTGGCAGGCACGGACAGGCTGGAGCTGTTTGTTTTTGCCCGCCCGGATAACAGCCAATTTGTGCTAACTGCACGGCTGGATAATCTGGGCAAAGGGGCAGCCGGGGCGGCGGTCCAGAATATGAACATCATGCTCGGGCTTGACCCGCTGGCCGGGCTTCATCTGTAA